In Dromaius novaehollandiae isolate bDroNov1 unplaced genomic scaffold, bDroNov1.hap1 HAP1_SCAFFOLD_111, whole genome shotgun sequence, the following proteins share a genomic window:
- the XRCC1 gene encoding DNA repair protein XRCC1 isoform X1, which produces MPEIELQHVVSVSSSDPTHCAENLLRPESYRPWRGARAGERQICVVLQFAREARVQRVEVGNDGSAFVEVLAGAAAAAPGDAFEVLLPAAALLTPAESRAGTGLRRVRVFGPGALAPAAARRPWDRVKVVCSQPYCQTRPFGLSFLRFHSPAESEEPPPAPVRRLGPFTVREEDGGERRPGALFYRRGGPAPPPAAPQEAAGPSYAVATLQASASEAPPGPPRPPKSPAAAKRKLEAAEANGGAEKGAGPKAGRLGPPGLPLAGVVVVLSGFENPLRGRLRDAALALGAGYRPDWTPDSTHLVSAFPRTPKAARARVQGGRVVGPAWIWDCQRQRRRLPCAPYLLEGSGSASSGSEGEEPAEAPPPPRPRRPRKSPPPAEPGPSATPPRADDPPEADAEESGDTEDELRRFLRGQNLLPLRRLRGPRAAPAAALRHGLRRSAGSLHERGGDARGDGAGLGRDLRGGAGREPVALLRAAPLGPGLRRAAPAGATAALRRRPPRLRRVQACRGVSSPRVIACRRVSSRVIASHPVLGRFHRN; this is translated from the exons ATGCCGGAGATCGAGCTGCAGCATGTGGTGTCGGTCAGCAGCTCCGACCCG aCCCACTGCGCCGAGAACCTGCTGCGACCCGAGAGCTACCGGCCCTGGCGGGGGGCCCGGGCGGGCGAGCGGCAGATCTGCGTCGTCCTGCag tTCGCGCGCGAGGCCCGGGTGCAGCGCGTGGAGGTGGGCAACGACGGCTCGGCCTTCGTGGAGGTgctggcgggggcggcggcggcggcaccgggcgaCGCCTTCGAg gtgctgctgccggcggcggcgctgctgacGCCTGCGGAGAGCCGGGCGGGGACGGGGCTGCGGCGGGTGCGGGTCTTCGGCCCCGGGGCCttggcgcccgccgccgcccgccgcccctgGGACCGCGTCAAGGTGGTCTGCAGCCAGCCCTACTGCCAG ACCCGGCCATTCGGCCTCTCCTTCCTGCGCTTCCACTCCCCCGCCGAGAGCGAggagccgcccccggccccg gtgagGCGCCTGGGCCCCTTCACGGTGCGGGAGGAGGACGGCGGCgagcggcgccccggggccctcTTCTaccgccggggggggccggccccccccccag ccgCCCCCCAGGAAGCCGCCGGCCCCAGCTACGCCGTGGCCACGCTGCAGGCCAGCGCCAGCgaggcccccccgggccccccccggccccccaag aGCCCGGCGGCCGCCAAGAGGAAGCTGGAGGCGGCGGAGGCCAATGGCGGGGCCGAGAAGGGGGCGGGGCCCaaagccggacgcctgggcccgccgggGCTGCCGTTGGCGGGCGTCGTGGTGGTGCTGAGCGGCTTCGAGAACCCGCTGCGCGGGCGCCTGCGCGACGCCGCCCTGGCCCTGGGCGCCGGCTACCGCCCCGACTGGACCCCCGACAGCACCCACCTCGT GAGCGCCTTCCCCCGCACCCCCAAGGCCGCCCGGGCCCGGGTGCAGGGCGGCCGCGTCGTCGGCCCCGCCTGGATCTGGGACTGCCAACGCCAGCGGCGCCGCCTGCCCTGCGCCCC gtaccTGCTGGAAGGATCCGGCTCCGCCTCCTCCGGCAGCGAAGGGGAGGAGCCtgcggaggccccgcccccgccccgcccccgccgcccccgcaaG AGCCCCCCCCCGGCGGAGCCCGGCCCCTCGgcgacccccccccgcgccgacGACCCCCCAG AGGCGGACGCCGAGGAGTCGGGCGACACCGAGGACGAGCTGCGGAG atTTCTTCGAGGACAAAACCTTCTTCCTCTACGGCGACTTCGCGGCCCCCGAGCGGCGCCTGCTGCAGCGCTACGTCACGGCCTTCGGCGG agcgCTGGCTCCCTACATGAGCGAGGAGGTGACGCACGTGGTGACGGCGCAGGACTGGGACGAGACCTTCGAGGAG GCGCTGGACGTGAACCCGTCGCTCTCCTTCGTGCGGCCCCGCTGGGTCCTGGCCTGCGGCGAGCGGCTCCGGCTGGTGCCACCGCAGCCCTTCGCCGTCGTCCCCCGCGCCTGAGGCGTGTCCAGGCGTGTCGAGGCGTGTCATCGCCGCGTGTCATCGCGTGTCGCCGCGTGTCGTCACGTGTCATCGCGTCTCACCCCGTTTTGGGGCGTTTTCACAGGAATTAA
- the LOC135326675 gene encoding transcription initiation factor TFIID subunit 4-like codes for MRGGAGRRGRGGGLKGATPPAREGQRRRAGRHGAGRRHGAGGRDRGAGRGPRGAARHPGERPELPLPRGAAGVEQRRRGGAAAPPPPPPGAPPAAAAAPPRPPPRPRCPLCGKRFARAARLARHAAWHARRPPAPPGEGETPGNAAEAASHPPAVATETPGNLSPAATETSGNLSPATTETPGNVSPVTAETSGNLLPTAAETSGDLLPVVTEISGNLSAVDAEVSGYPHCTAAEVSGYPQLTVAEVSGYPQCTVAEISGYPQCTVAEVSGYPCDAVVEVSGYPQCTVAEVSGYPCDTVVEVSSYPQSTAAEVSGYPHAAMAEVSGYRQPTAADVSGYPRCSGADVSGGGSGPGPPPVLLRLVALAELELAPAGPPGPPGPVLLLELAPEGAPRPPPGPPRPIKALSPPPGLFRRRFGGKRCGFG; via the exons atgcgcggaggggcggggcggcgcggccgtggGGGGGGCCTTAAAGGGGCAACGCCCCCTGCCCGGGAGGGCCAGCGGCGCCGAGCGG GCCGCCATGGAGCTGGGCGCCGCCATGGAGCTGGGGGCCGAGATCGAGGTGCTGGAAGGGGCCCCCGAGGGGCTGCCCGTCACCCTG gagaaCGCCCGGAACTGCCTCTGCCTCGAGGGGCTGCCGGAGTCGAGCAGCGACGACGagggggagccgcggccccgcccccgcccccgcccggtgccccccccgccgccgccgccgcccccccccggccgcccccccggccccgctgccccctctGCGGCAAGCGCttcgcccgcgccgcccgcctgGCCCGCCACGCTGCCTGGcacgcccgccgcccccccgcccccccgggagaGGGAGAAACCCCCGGCAACGCCGCCGAAGCAGCCAGCCACCCCCCCGCGGTCGCCACGGAAACGCCCGGAAACCTGTCACCTGCGGCCACGGAAACATCCGGAAACCTGTCGCCCGCCACCACAGAAACACCTGGAAACGTGTCACCTGTCACCGCGGAAACATCCGGAAACCTGTTGCCAACCGCCGCGGAAACATCCGGAGACCTGTTGCCTGTTGTCACGGAAATATCCGGAAACCTGTCGGCTGTTGACGCGGAAGTTTCCGGCTACCCACACTGCACCGCGGCGGAAGTTTCCGGCTACCCGCAGCTGACGGTGGCGGAAGTTTCCGGCTACCCACAATGCACCGTGGCGGAAATTTCCGGCTACCCACAATGCACCGTGGCGGAAGTTTCCGGTTACCCCTGCGACGCCGTGGTGGAAGTTTCCGGCTACCCACAATGCACCGTGGCGGAAGTTTCCGGTTACCCCTGTGACACCGTAGTGGAGGTGTCGAGCTACCCACAATCCACCGCGGCGGAAGTTTCCGGCTACCCGCACGCCGCAATGGCGGAAGTTTCCGGCTACCGTCAACCAACCGCGGCGGACGTTTCCGGCTACCCACGATGCAGCGGGGCGGACGTTTCCGGGGGCGGCtcggggcccggcccccccccggtgctgctGCGGCTGGTGGCGCTGGCGGAGCTGGAGctggcgcccgccggcccccccggcccccccggccccgtcctgctgctggagctggcgCCCGAgggggccccccggcccccccccggccccccccggcccatTAAAgcgctgagccccccccccggcctcttTCGGCGCCGCTTCGGGGGGAAACGCTGCGGTTTTGGGTAA
- the LOC135326672 gene encoding intermediate conductance calcium-activated potassium channel protein 4-like, protein MLARLVLAPRALLGAGAGAGAGAGAGAGAGAGAARSLGALGRVPLGAGFALRARLRQRPASLLLAAAAAGGALGAWVLLVCERPWGSAAGTLPGALWLLPVTFLTVGYGDLVPVTAGGRLLCLAAGAAGVCCTALLVAVVAEKLQFSRAERLLYDVLQSDRSAREVRARAATLLQGAWRLRRAAPAQPGRWRRERRLLLALEAFRDARIRHRKIQEEAEAALRPCKVAAAVAEVAEGQRDARSRLERLERSLERLRELLEAARTPGPLGDAPRTPGPLGDTPRTPGPLEDAPRTPGPLWDEPRTPGPLEDDPLLSASPRDGGAPRTPGPPPDAWAPGEGGAAAPCYRNAPSQPPGAPPEVL, encoded by the exons ATGTTGGcgcggctggtgctggcgccgcGGGCGctgctcggggccggggccggggccggggccggggccggggccggggccggggccggggccggggccgcccgcagccTGGGGGCCCTCGGCCGGGTGCCGCTGGGCGCCGGCTTCGCGCTACGGGCGCGGCTGAGGCAGCGTCCGGCCTCCttgctgctggcggcggcggcggccgggggggcgctgggggcctGGGTGCTGCTGGTGTGCGAGAG GCCGTGGGGGTCGGCGGCGGGGACCCTGCCCGGGGCGCTGTGGCTGCTGCCGGTGACGTTCCTGACCGTGGGCTACGGCGACCTCGTCCCCGTCACCGCCGGCGGccgcctgctctgcctggctgccggcgccgcc GGCGTGTGCTGCACGGCGCTGCTGGTGGCGGTGGTGGCCGAGAAGCTGCAGTTCAGCCGGGCCGAGCGGCTCCTCTACGACGTCCTGCAGAGCGACCGCAGCGCCCGCgag gtgCGGGCGCGGGCGGCGACGCTGCTCCAAGGCGCCTggaggctgcggcgggcggcgccggcccaACCGGGTCGATGGCGACGGGAGCGacggctgctgctggcgctggagGC ctttCGGGACGCCCGGATCCGGCACCGGAAGATCCAGGAGGAAGCGGAAGCCGCTCTGAGGCCCTGCAAG gtggcggcggcggtggccgaGGTGGCCGAGGGGCAGCGGGACGCGCGGAGCCGCCTCGAGCGCCTGGAGCGGAGCCTGGAgcggctgcgggagctgctggaggccgcccggacgcctgggccccttggggatgctccccggacgcctgggccccttggggacacccccaggacgcctgggccccttgaggacgctccccggacgcctgggcccctttgggatgagccccggacgcctgggccccttgagGACGACCCCCTCCTGTCCGCGTCCCCCAGGGATGgcggggccccccggacgcctgggccccccccggacgcctgggcccctggggagggaggggccgCGGCCCCCTGTTACCGTAATGCCCCGTCTCagccgcccggggcccccccggaggTGCTTTAG
- the XRCC1 gene encoding DNA repair protein XRCC1 isoform X2 — MPEIELQHVVSVSSSDPTHCAENLLRPESYRPWRGARAGERQICVVLQFAREARVQRVEVGNDGSAFVEVLAGAAAAAPGDAFEVLLPAAALLTPAESRAGTGLRRVRVFGPGALAPAAARRPWDRVKVVCSQPYCQTRPFGLSFLRFHSPAESEEPPPAPVRRLGPFTVREEDGGERRPGALFYRRGGPAPPPAAPQEAAGPSYAVATLQASASEAPPGPPRPPKSPAAAKRKLEAAEANGGAEKGAGPKAGRLGPPGLPLAGVVVVLSGFENPLRGRLRDAALALGAGYRPDWTPDSTHLVSAFPRTPKAARARVQGGRVVGPAWIWDCQRQRRRLPCAPYLLEGSGSASSGSEGEEPAEAPPPPRPRRPRKSPPPAEPGPSATPPRADDPPEADAEESGDTEDELRRLAPAPPPEDDPYGGSTDENTDSDEPIPPLPDFFEDKTFFLYGDFAAPERRLLQRYVTAFGGALAPYMSEEVTHVVTAQDWDETFEEALDVNPSLSFVRPRWVLACGERLRLVPPQPFAVVPRA; from the exons ATGCCGGAGATCGAGCTGCAGCATGTGGTGTCGGTCAGCAGCTCCGACCCG aCCCACTGCGCCGAGAACCTGCTGCGACCCGAGAGCTACCGGCCCTGGCGGGGGGCCCGGGCGGGCGAGCGGCAGATCTGCGTCGTCCTGCag tTCGCGCGCGAGGCCCGGGTGCAGCGCGTGGAGGTGGGCAACGACGGCTCGGCCTTCGTGGAGGTgctggcgggggcggcggcggcggcaccgggcgaCGCCTTCGAg gtgctgctgccggcggcggcgctgctgacGCCTGCGGAGAGCCGGGCGGGGACGGGGCTGCGGCGGGTGCGGGTCTTCGGCCCCGGGGCCttggcgcccgccgccgcccgccgcccctgGGACCGCGTCAAGGTGGTCTGCAGCCAGCCCTACTGCCAG ACCCGGCCATTCGGCCTCTCCTTCCTGCGCTTCCACTCCCCCGCCGAGAGCGAggagccgcccccggccccg gtgagGCGCCTGGGCCCCTTCACGGTGCGGGAGGAGGACGGCGGCgagcggcgccccggggccctcTTCTaccgccggggggggccggccccccccccag ccgCCCCCCAGGAAGCCGCCGGCCCCAGCTACGCCGTGGCCACGCTGCAGGCCAGCGCCAGCgaggcccccccgggccccccccggccccccaag aGCCCGGCGGCCGCCAAGAGGAAGCTGGAGGCGGCGGAGGCCAATGGCGGGGCCGAGAAGGGGGCGGGGCCCaaagccggacgcctgggcccgccgggGCTGCCGTTGGCGGGCGTCGTGGTGGTGCTGAGCGGCTTCGAGAACCCGCTGCGCGGGCGCCTGCGCGACGCCGCCCTGGCCCTGGGCGCCGGCTACCGCCCCGACTGGACCCCCGACAGCACCCACCTCGT GAGCGCCTTCCCCCGCACCCCCAAGGCCGCCCGGGCCCGGGTGCAGGGCGGCCGCGTCGTCGGCCCCGCCTGGATCTGGGACTGCCAACGCCAGCGGCGCCGCCTGCCCTGCGCCCC gtaccTGCTGGAAGGATCCGGCTCCGCCTCCTCCGGCAGCGAAGGGGAGGAGCCtgcggaggccccgcccccgccccgcccccgccgcccccgcaaG AGCCCCCCCCCGGCGGAGCCCGGCCCCTCGgcgacccccccccgcgccgacGACCCCCCAG AGGCGGACGCCGAGGAGTCGGGCGACACCGAGGACGAGCTGCGGAG gctggcgccggcccccccccccgaggacgACCCCTACGGCGGCTCCACGGACGAGAACACGGACAGCGACGAGCCCATCCCCCCCCTGCCGG atTTCTTCGAGGACAAAACCTTCTTCCTCTACGGCGACTTCGCGGCCCCCGAGCGGCGCCTGCTGCAGCGCTACGTCACGGCCTTCGGCGG agcgCTGGCTCCCTACATGAGCGAGGAGGTGACGCACGTGGTGACGGCGCAGGACTGGGACGAGACCTTCGAGGAG GCGCTGGACGTGAACCCGTCGCTCTCCTTCGTGCGGCCCCGCTGGGTCCTGGCCTGCGGCGAGCGGCTCCGGCTGGTGCCACCGCAGCCCTTCGCCGTCGTCCCCCGCGCCTGA
- the ETHE1 gene encoding persulfide dioxygenase ETHE1, mitochondrial gives MWGRRVAAALRALGPARGYGTGRRLLLRQLFEVRSCTYTYLLADADSGDAVVIDPVLETAARDTQLLRELGLCLRYAVNTHCHADHVTGSGALRAALPGCLSAISRASGARADRLLDDGDRLRFGAFELEARACPGHTPGCVALVLDDETMAFTGDALLIRGCGRTDFQQGCARTLYRSVHERLFTLPGSCLVYPGHDYTGQTVSTVGEERRLNPRLRLSADAFVALMEGLQLPPPRLIDVAVPANRRCGLQDVSA, from the exons ATGTGGGGGCGACGCGtcgcggcggcgctgcgggcgctggggccggcgcggggctaCGGGACggggcggcgcctgctgctgcgGCAG ctgtTCGAGGTGCGCTCCTGCACCTACACCTACCTGTTGGCGGACGCGGACTCGGGCGACGCCGTCGTCATCGACCCGGTGCTGGAGACGGCGGCCCGCGACACCCAGCTGCTGCGTGAGCTGGGGCTGTGCCTGCGCTACGCCg TGAACACGCACTGCCACGCGGACCACGTGACGGGCTcgggggcgctgcgggcggcgctgcccggctgccTCTCCGCCATCTCGCGGGCCAGCGGCGCCCGGGCCGACCGGCTGCTGGACGACGGCGACCGCCTGCGCTTCGGCGCCTTc GAGCTGGAGGCGCGGGCCTGCCCCGGGCACACGCCGGGCTGCGTCGCCCTGGTGCTGGACGACGAGACGATGGCGTTCACGGGCGACGCCCTGCTCATCCGCGGCTGCGGCCGCACCGACTTCCagcagg ggtgCGCGCGCACGCTGTACCGCTCGGTGCACGAGCGGCTCTTCACGCTGCCCGGGAGCTGCCTGGTCTACCCGGGGCACGACTACACcg ggcagacGGTGTCGACGGTGGGGGAGGAGCGGCGCCTGAACCCCCGGCTGCGCCTGAGCGCCGACGCCTTCGTGGCGCTGATggaggggctgcagctgcccccgccccggctcatcg ATGTCGCCGTCCCGGCCAATCGCCGCTGCGGGCTGCAGGACGTCAGCGcctag
- the SMG9 gene encoding nonsense-mediated mRNA decay factor SMG9: MSESGQSQSGPGRRRWPRDKDPPPAPPPAPPPAAAAAPPPPAAAAVAPPPPPAPPRDAAAAAAPWERREAGEEPGGGVMQKTPIILAKPPGERAKAGAGPGAGPPPPAAGPAPPIVLMKAREEGRGGAGGEGPALAPPRAEPRPTQPVYQLHNRGLPAPPGTLDPVAGQARLAAPEKMKSSIKLVDEQMNWCDSAIEFLLDQTDVLVVGVLGLQGTGKSTLMSLLAANQPEEDPRAFVFRPQSPEMKERGGNQTCGIDFFITQERVVFLDTQPILSPSVLDHLINNDRKLPPEYGLPHTYVEMQSLQMAAFLFTVCHVVLVVQDWFTDLSLYRFLQTAEMVKPSTPSPSHEPSGAAGPDEAAEYYPHLVFLQNKARAEAFCPRRLRQMHLVLDRLMAHSHLKYKGALSMLDCGLFPGLPEDFVETEVNLFLLPLLEAEGEDAPPRAAPGGGPLFPLLPPYRGHGAFGTLLARLRGRVLAAARAQLSHTLLTERNWFHYAARIWDGVKKSSALAEYSRLLA; the protein is encoded by the exons ATGTCGGAGTCGGGGCAGAGCCAGTCGGGCCCCGGGCGGCGCCGGTGGCCCCGCGACAAGgacccgcccccggccccgcccccggccccgccccccgccgccgccgccgccccgccccctcccgccgccgccgccgtggccccgcccccgccgccggccccgccccgcgacgctgccgctgccgccgccccctgGGAGCGCAGG gAGGCGGGGGAGGAGCCGGGGGGCGGAGTCATGCAGAAGACGCCAATCATCCTGGCCAAGCCGCCGGGGGAGCgg GCCaaggccggggcggggccgggggcggggccgcccccccccgcggcggggccggccccgcccaTCGTGCTGATGAAGGCGCGggaggaggggcggggcggggccgggggggaggggccTGCGCTGGCCCCGCCCCGGGCGGAGCCCCGCCCCACCCAGCCCGTCTACCAGCTGCACAaccgggggctgccggccccccccggcaccctggACC CGGTGGCCGGCCAGGCGCGACTGGCGGCGCCCGAGAAGATGAAGAGCAGCATCAAACTGGTGGACGAGCAGATGAACTGGTGCGACAGCGCCATCGAg TTCCTGCTGGACCAGACGGACGTGCTGGTCGTGGGggtcctggggctccagggcacCGGGAAGTCGACGCTGATGTCGCTGCTGGCGGCCAACCAGCCCGAGGAGGATCCGCg ggccttcGTGTtccggccgcagagccccgagatGAAGGAGCGCGGCGGCAACCAGACCTGTGGCATCGACTTCTTCATCACCCAGGAGCGCGTGGTCTTCCTCGACACCCAG cccatccTCAGCCCCTCGGTGCTCGACCACCTCATCAACAACGACCGCAAGCTGCCGCCCGAGTACGGCCTGCCCCACACCTACGTCGAGATGCAG TCGCTGCAGATGGCCGCCTTCCTCTTCACCGTCTGCCACGTGGTGCTGGTGGTGCAGGACTGGTTCACCGACCTCAGCCTCTACAG GTTCCTGCAGACGGCCGAGATGGTGAAGCCGTCGACACCGTCCCCCAGCCACGAGCccagcggcgccgccggccccgacgAGGCCGCCGAGTACTACCCCCACCTGG tgttcCTGCAGAACAAGGCCCGGGCCGAGGCCTTCTGCCCCCGGCGCCTGCGGCAGATGCACCTGGTGCTCGACCGGCTCATGGCGCATTCGCACCTCAAGTACAAGG ggGCGCTCTCCATGCTGGACTGCGGGCTCttcccggggctccccgaggACTTTGTGGAGACGGAGGTGAATCTCTtcctgctgccgctgctggaggccgagggcgaggacgcccccccccgcgctg cgcccgggggggggccgctctTCCCGCTGCTCCCCCCGTACCGGGGCCACGGCGCCTTCGGGACCCTCCTGGCCCGGCTGCGCGGGCGGGTGCTGGCGGCCGCCCGGGCCCAGCTCTCCCACACCCTCCTCACCGAGAGGAACTG GTTCCACTACGCCGCCCGCATCTGGGACGGGGTGAAGAAGTCGTCGGCGCTGGCCGAGTACAGCCGGCTGCTGGCCTGA